The following are encoded in a window of Maridesulfovibrio ferrireducens genomic DNA:
- a CDS encoding N-acetylneuraminate synthase family protein — protein sequence MKNTPSNHPIFVSEVSSNHACDISRCFEFIETSARIGCDAIKFQLFKIDKLFAPEILAKSEQHRNRSAWELPEPFIPAIAKRCKETGIGFSCTPFYLGAVEILTPYVDFFKIASYELLWNDLLIACARTGKPVVLSTGMADMDEISTAVSTLRNAGCKDLTLLHCVSGYPAPAEQANLSAINTLRNEFHCKTGWSDHTVSEGVVQRAVHKYGAEMIEFHLDLDMSGAEYSSGHCWLPDDAERLIKNTLTGFKADGDGIKIPTPAEQPDREWRADPEDGLRPTKSIRESWKA from the coding sequence ATGAAGAACACCCCCTCCAATCACCCCATCTTCGTATCAGAAGTTTCAAGCAACCATGCCTGTGACATAAGCCGTTGTTTCGAATTTATAGAAACCTCCGCCCGCATAGGATGCGATGCTATAAAGTTTCAACTATTCAAAATTGATAAGCTTTTTGCTCCTGAGATTTTAGCAAAAAGCGAACAGCACAGAAACAGATCTGCGTGGGAACTTCCTGAACCTTTTATCCCTGCAATCGCAAAACGGTGCAAAGAAACAGGAATAGGCTTTTCATGCACCCCCTTTTATCTGGGCGCTGTCGAAATTTTAACTCCATATGTAGACTTCTTTAAAATTGCCTCATACGAACTGCTCTGGAATGACCTGCTTATTGCTTGCGCGCGGACAGGAAAACCCGTTGTCCTCTCAACAGGGATGGCTGATATGGATGAAATATCCACAGCAGTTTCCACCCTTCGCAACGCCGGCTGTAAAGATCTTACCCTGCTGCACTGCGTTTCCGGTTATCCGGCACCTGCGGAACAGGCAAATCTTTCGGCAATAAACACGCTGAGAAATGAATTCCATTGCAAAACAGGCTGGTCTGACCATACAGTAAGCGAAGGTGTTGTCCAACGCGCAGTGCATAAATACGGTGCTGAAATGATTGAATTTCACCTTGACCTGGATATGTCAGGGGCTGAATATTCTTCGGGGCATTGCTGGCTGCCTGATGATGCAGAGAGACTTATAAAAAATACACTGACAGGCTTTAAAGCAGACGGCGATGGAATAAAGATTCCTACCCCTGCGGAACAGCCGGACCGGGAATGGCGCGCGGACCCCGAAGACGGATTGCGACCGACAAAATCAATCAGAGAAAGCTGGAAAGCTTAA
- a CDS encoding PfkB family carbohydrate kinase, with product MTSIDNKIKSISELSEIAAELKSQGKKIVLCHGVFDLLHIGHIRYLSQAKEHGDILIVSLTPDHYVDKGPDRPAFTEILRAEALASLGETDYVTINEWPTAEELLRLIRPDVYAKGDEFKDVDSDPAGKIGGEADVVKEIGAKLIFTSDIVFSSSNLINRYLTKNSEELDEYLKMFRNRYELNDLLTMLDDMNNLKVLIVGDTILDEYQIASTLGKSSKDPILALKYQSHEMYAGGALAVANHVANFAGEVTLLSMLGDTDRYEDFIREKLNPKVVPHFFTRSKAPTTLKRRFIDAYSLSKIMEIYIMNDDPLAKDLEQDICSQLEQLLDGYDIVIVADFGHGFITPAMVKLLSEKAPYLAVNTQANAGNRGFNTIGKFPRLDFFSLAEHELRLESRDQINELRPLLIEVGEKLNAKLAMVTQGGRGCSLWNPASEFVRIPSFNSNVVDRVGAGDALFSISAMAGCMGLHEELVGFFGNIAGSLAVQIMGNDKSISKQDMRKYITATLK from the coding sequence ATGACAAGTATTGATAATAAAATAAAAAGCATCTCTGAGCTTTCTGAAATTGCGGCAGAGCTTAAAAGTCAGGGCAAAAAAATAGTTCTTTGCCACGGGGTATTCGACCTTCTCCATATAGGACATATCCGTTACCTAAGTCAGGCCAAAGAACATGGTGATATTCTCATCGTGAGCCTAACGCCTGATCACTATGTTGATAAAGGACCGGACCGTCCTGCTTTTACTGAAATATTGCGTGCAGAAGCGCTGGCTTCACTGGGTGAGACTGACTATGTAACCATCAATGAATGGCCTACAGCCGAAGAACTTTTGCGACTCATCCGTCCTGACGTTTATGCGAAAGGTGATGAATTCAAAGATGTTGATAGCGATCCTGCCGGGAAAATAGGTGGCGAGGCTGACGTTGTTAAAGAGATTGGTGCAAAACTTATATTTACTTCGGATATTGTTTTCAGTTCATCAAATCTGATTAATCGCTACCTGACTAAAAACAGCGAAGAACTTGACGAATATCTCAAAATGTTTCGGAATCGCTACGAGTTGAACGATCTTCTGACCATGCTTGATGATATGAACAATTTAAAGGTTCTGATCGTCGGCGATACTATTCTCGATGAATATCAGATTGCTTCAACTCTGGGTAAATCATCCAAAGATCCTATTCTTGCTCTCAAGTATCAATCCCATGAAATGTATGCAGGCGGCGCTCTGGCAGTTGCAAATCATGTGGCAAATTTCGCGGGAGAAGTTACCCTGCTGTCCATGCTTGGTGACACAGACCGTTACGAAGATTTTATCAGAGAAAAACTTAATCCCAAAGTCGTTCCTCACTTTTTCACACGCTCCAAAGCTCCTACCACTCTAAAGAGAAGATTTATTGATGCATATTCCCTGAGCAAGATCATGGAAATCTACATAATGAATGATGATCCATTAGCCAAAGATCTTGAGCAGGATATATGCAGCCAGCTTGAACAATTGTTAGACGGATATGACATTGTTATCGTCGCTGATTTCGGACATGGTTTCATAACTCCGGCGATGGTCAAACTGCTCTCTGAAAAAGCTCCGTATCTTGCCGTAAACACACAGGCAAACGCCGGGAACAGAGGTTTTAATACTATCGGTAAATTTCCCCGCTTAGATTTTTTCTCTCTGGCAGAGCATGAATTAAGACTTGAATCCCGTGATCAGATAAACGAACTGAGACCATTGCTGATAGAAGTCGGCGAGAAATTAAACGCAAAGCTGGCAATGGTAACTCAAGGCGGACGCGGCTGTTCCTTATGGAATCCTGCCAGTGAATTTGTCAGGATACCCTCTTTCAACTCTAATGTAGTAGACAGAGTCGGAGCAGGAGATGCACTGTTCTCCATATCCGCAATGGCAGGATGCATGGGACTTCATGAAGAGCTTGTAGGATTTTTCGGAAACATCGCAGGTTCTCTGGCTGTTCAGATTATGGGGAACGATAAATCCATAAGTAAGCAGGATATGCGAAAATATATTACAGCCACGCTAAAGTAG
- a CDS encoding SIS domain-containing protein, protein MWNNHTDLLQNCLNSLEVECKPEFNTTCDQAFEFWKEKTVKLRSNGNIIYLIGNGASASMASHISADLAKNAHVHTQVFTDLALITALANDISFDQVFVEPLRRRLTPSDMLVAISSSGNSPNVVNACRFASELGAAVVTLTAMAPANKMRQIGDLNFWLPAETYGMAETGHACILHYWMDSVSVNNI, encoded by the coding sequence TTGTGGAATAACCATACAGATTTATTACAGAACTGCCTGAACTCTCTGGAAGTGGAATGTAAACCGGAATTCAATACCACCTGTGATCAAGCCTTTGAATTTTGGAAGGAAAAGACTGTTAAACTTCGCAGCAATGGAAATATTATCTATCTTATCGGCAACGGCGCCAGTGCATCTATGGCAAGCCACATTTCTGCCGACCTTGCAAAAAATGCCCATGTACATACGCAAGTCTTTACCGATCTGGCGCTTATTACCGCCCTTGCCAATGACATTTCCTTTGATCAGGTTTTTGTCGAGCCTCTGAGACGAAGGCTGACTCCATCTGACATGCTTGTGGCTATCAGCAGTTCCGGCAACTCGCCCAATGTTGTTAATGCCTGCCGCTTTGCTTCTGAACTGGGAGCTGCGGTTGTAACTCTCACGGCCATGGCTCCGGCAAACAAGATGAGGCAGATCGGCGATCTCAACTTCTGGCTCCCCGCCGAAACATACGGCATGGCAGAGACAGGACACGCCTGCATCCTGCACTACTGGATGGATTCTGTTTCTGTTAATAATATCTGA
- a CDS encoding radical SAM protein, whose protein sequence is MSDKYKIDSHKLHLHPARVAKWLAGENIGPIYMEVSPSGCCNHRCRFCGYDFMEYVPKFLDYEIYKKRINTIADTGLKSIVFSGEGEPFMNNKFTDICIATTEAGIDIGIATNGVLMTPDKLEKIIHGLSWVKVSCNGITPGSYQEVHKSPDGDFQKVMNNLKEAVAIRKRTGSDCVLGLQSLLLPENASEMTNLAEMCRDIGLDYIVIKPYSQHPQGITKEFEGLTYEEFVDLGNELRALETDSFKVIYREKTMDRLQEQDKGYERCLALPFWSYMDVDLNIWGCGIFIGDNKFLYGNLREHNFKEIWDGDKRAQSLNWCNDNLDPQKCRVNCRMDKMNIYLWELCHPGPHVNFI, encoded by the coding sequence ATGAGCGATAAATATAAAATTGATTCACACAAACTGCATCTCCACCCTGCAAGAGTTGCAAAATGGCTCGCCGGAGAAAATATCGGCCCCATTTATATGGAAGTCAGTCCAAGCGGATGCTGCAACCATCGCTGCCGATTCTGCGGCTATGATTTCATGGAATATGTACCTAAATTTCTTGATTATGAAATCTACAAGAAGCGCATAAACACAATTGCTGACACAGGATTAAAAAGCATCGTGTTCTCGGGTGAAGGTGAACCGTTCATGAACAACAAATTCACCGACATATGTATTGCTACGACCGAAGCCGGAATAGATATAGGAATCGCCACCAACGGAGTTCTCATGACTCCTGATAAGCTGGAAAAGATAATTCACGGCTTGTCATGGGTAAAAGTCAGTTGCAATGGAATAACACCCGGAAGCTATCAGGAAGTACACAAGTCACCTGATGGAGACTTTCAAAAGGTTATGAACAACCTTAAAGAAGCCGTCGCCATCCGCAAAAGAACAGGCTCCGACTGTGTTTTAGGACTGCAAAGTTTGCTGCTACCTGAAAACGCATCCGAGATGACAAATCTGGCCGAAATGTGCCGGGACATAGGTTTAGATTACATTGTAATAAAACCCTACTCTCAACACCCTCAAGGAATTACAAAAGAATTTGAGGGACTTACTTACGAAGAATTTGTAGATCTTGGAAATGAACTCAGAGCACTGGAAACAGACTCATTCAAAGTGATATATCGCGAAAAGACCATGGACAGACTGCAAGAGCAGGACAAAGGATATGAACGCTGCCTTGCTCTCCCTTTCTGGTCTTACATGGATGTTGATTTAAATATCTGGGGATGCGGAATTTTCATAGGCGATAATAAATTTTTATACGGCAATCTCCGGGAGCATAATTTCAAAGAAATATGGGACGGCGATAAGCGTGCCCAGTCACTCAACTGGTGCAATGACAACCTTGATCCGCAAAAATGCAGAGTAAACTGCCGCATGGATAAAATGAACATATATCTGTGGGAATTGTGTCACCCCGGACCTCATGTAAACTTCATCTAG
- a CDS encoding HAD family hydrolase, producing MLIGFDLDNTIIRYDKSLHKIALERGLIQKDVPRLKRSIRDEVRRLHGDEEWQKLQVAIYGTEIDKAELMPGVWDCLLTLKQAGHSFQIVSHKTRYPNYGQLKIDLRKCALNFLTEANFFSSDTLSMSVNDIFFLSTREEKVRKIADLDHHYFIDDLEEVFTEPLFPDSVHKILFSREKNGRKIPGCSVFSTFEEISNFILKRTANGTI from the coding sequence GTGCTAATCGGATTTGATCTGGATAACACCATCATACGCTATGATAAGTCTCTGCATAAAATTGCACTTGAGCGTGGGCTTATTCAAAAAGACGTGCCGAGGCTCAAGCGTTCCATACGCGATGAAGTCAGGCGGCTGCATGGAGATGAAGAGTGGCAGAAGCTTCAAGTAGCAATATATGGAACTGAGATTGATAAGGCTGAGCTGATGCCCGGAGTATGGGATTGTCTTCTCACCTTAAAACAAGCCGGACACTCCTTTCAAATTGTCAGCCACAAAACCCGTTACCCCAACTACGGACAACTGAAAATTGACCTGCGAAAATGTGCTTTGAATTTTTTAACGGAAGCAAATTTTTTCTCAAGTGACACACTTTCAATGTCAGTAAATGACATATTTTTTCTTTCTACAAGAGAAGAGAAAGTAAGAAAAATAGCCGACCTTGATCACCATTATTTTATTGATGACCTTGAAGAAGTTTTCACTGAACCTCTTTTCCCTGACAGTGTTCATAAGATCCTTTTTTCTCGTGAAAAAAACGGACGCAAAATACCCGGCTGTTCTGTCTTTTCAACATTTGAAGAAATCAGTAATTTTATTTTAAAAAGGACAGCTAATGGGACAATCTGA
- a CDS encoding transketolase, which yields MDQRSKLLRKKIVDVLHSAGRGHIGPSLSLVEIVRVLYDSVLKYNSASPEHSDRDRFILSKGHGCLALYVMLEEKGFITEDELFSFCRFDGLLGGHPTAKIPGIEFATGSLGHGLSFAVGIASALKIDGSSSKVFTVLGDGECGEGSVWEAAMSAGKQKLSSLTAIIDYNKLQSYGCTEQISGLEPFADKWKSFGFAVKEVDGHNVKELEQTFTALPFQQDKPSAIICHTVKGKGIPFAEGNPAWHHKTKMSAEEHEQMIKCIEDYDA from the coding sequence TTGGATCAGAGATCAAAGTTGCTCAGAAAAAAAATTGTAGATGTTTTGCATAGTGCAGGACGAGGTCATATCGGCCCGTCTCTTTCTTTAGTTGAGATAGTACGGGTTCTCTACGACTCAGTACTCAAATATAACTCTGCCTCCCCTGAACACAGCGACAGGGATCGCTTTATCCTCAGCAAAGGACACGGCTGTCTTGCTCTATATGTAATGCTGGAAGAAAAAGGCTTCATCACCGAGGATGAACTATTCAGCTTCTGCCGCTTTGACGGACTACTGGGCGGACATCCAACAGCGAAAATTCCCGGAATTGAGTTTGCCACCGGCAGTCTGGGGCATGGTCTATCCTTTGCCGTGGGAATAGCTTCTGCGCTAAAAATAGACGGATCAAGCAGCAAAGTTTTCACGGTTCTCGGCGACGGAGAATGCGGTGAAGGTTCTGTATGGGAAGCAGCAATGAGCGCAGGAAAACAAAAGCTCAGTTCTCTAACCGCCATTATTGATTACAACAAGCTGCAATCATATGGATGCACTGAACAAATTTCGGGATTGGAACCTTTTGCGGACAAATGGAAAAGCTTCGGCTTTGCGGTAAAAGAAGTAGACGGGCATAATGTTAAAGAACTTGAACAAACATTTACAGCACTTCCCTTTCAACAGGACAAACCTTCAGCCATAATTTGCCACACGGTGAAAGGTAAAGGAATTCCGTTTGCTGAAGGGAATCCTGCATGGCATCATAAAACAAAAATGTCTGCGGAAGAACATGAGCAGATGATTAAATGTATCGAGGATTATGATGCGTAA
- a CDS encoding transketolase family protein: protein MMRKACLEQVYELAKKDKRVVFIGSDLGAGTLCHFQEEMPDRFFMEGIAEGHAVGMASGMAHEGKIVYINTIQSFLTRRCYEQIVLDACLHNLNVRFIGNGGGLVYAPLGPTHWATEDLSILRVIPNLTILSPADAEEMVRIMPHTLSHPGPIFIRLGKGYDPIVTKEKSFKVGKAYSYGEGKDVLLVGCGVTLGVMQKAGEMLAKEGIEASILHTPTVKPLDAEMIISKARNTSCVISVEENTILGGLGGAVAEILAEACLDKPLRFKRIGLPDTFSAHYGSQLEHFAHIGITAENILCEAQKLLRK, encoded by the coding sequence ATGATGCGTAAAGCTTGTCTGGAGCAGGTCTACGAGCTTGCAAAAAAAGATAAACGGGTTGTCTTTATCGGCTCTGACCTCGGGGCGGGAACTCTGTGTCATTTTCAAGAAGAAATGCCGGATCGCTTTTTTATGGAAGGCATAGCCGAAGGACACGCTGTCGGCATGGCAAGCGGCATGGCCCACGAAGGCAAAATTGTTTACATCAATACAATCCAGAGCTTTCTGACTCGCCGCTGCTATGAACAAATTGTTCTTGATGCCTGTCTGCACAACTTAAACGTAAGATTTATCGGAAACGGCGGCGGGCTGGTTTATGCCCCGCTAGGTCCGACTCATTGGGCCACCGAAGATCTGTCCATTTTAAGGGTCATCCCCAATCTGACTATCCTGTCTCCGGCTGACGCTGAGGAAATGGTAAGAATCATGCCTCACACACTCAGCCATCCGGGCCCCATTTTTATCAGACTCGGCAAAGGATATGACCCCATCGTTACCAAAGAGAAGTCATTTAAAGTAGGTAAAGCCTACAGCTACGGGGAAGGTAAAGATGTACTGCTTGTCGGGTGCGGAGTGACGTTGGGAGTGATGCAAAAGGCAGGAGAAATGCTAGCAAAAGAAGGCATTGAAGCCTCAATTCTTCACACGCCCACAGTTAAACCTCTTGATGCTGAAATGATTATTTCCAAAGCCCGCAACACTTCATGTGTCATCAGTGTAGAAGAAAATACAATACTCGGCGGACTAGGCGGTGCTGTTGCTGAAATTCTTGCGGAAGCATGCCTTGATAAACCTCTAAGGTTTAAACGTATCGGGTTGCCGGACACTTTTTCTGCTCATTATGGTTCGCAGCTTGAACATTTTGCTCACATAGGAATCACTGCGGAAAATATTTTATGCGAAGCGCAAAAACTGCTCCGAAAATAA
- a CDS encoding class I SAM-dependent methyltransferase, with amino-acid sequence MKNKNKQADKQIRLSPHMAYNLKKDPKRLAFVLARYAFAAQMTDNCESILELGCSEGVGAPMLHKGTKKYLGLDLDAPAIEAAEKNFSTDNVRFENTNFLGLQESIFDAVVSLDVIEHILHGKDEDAFFKTISDNIHADGVCVIGTPNETSTPYASPESQKGHVNMFDANRLKSTVEKHFKTVLIFSMNDEVVHTGYYPMSHYLFAVGCNKIEQG; translated from the coding sequence ATGAAGAACAAAAACAAACAGGCAGATAAGCAGATCAGATTGTCTCCGCACATGGCCTACAATCTGAAAAAAGATCCCAAAAGACTTGCTTTTGTGCTGGCTCGCTATGCCTTTGCCGCCCAAATGACAGATAATTGCGAAAGCATTCTTGAACTGGGTTGCAGTGAAGGGGTCGGCGCACCGATGCTTCATAAAGGGACAAAAAAATATTTAGGGTTGGATCTCGATGCACCTGCAATTGAAGCCGCTGAAAAGAACTTTTCAACTGATAATGTACGCTTTGAAAACACAAATTTTTTAGGCCTTCAAGAAAGCATTTTCGATGCCGTCGTCAGTCTGGATGTAATAGAGCACATTCTCCACGGCAAAGATGAAGACGCATTCTTTAAAACCATCAGTGATAACATCCATGCTGACGGTGTATGCGTGATAGGCACTCCCAATGAAACGAGCACTCCTTACGCATCCCCTGAAAGTCAAAAGGGACACGTTAATATGTTTGATGCCAACCGGCTCAAATCAACAGTTGAAAAACATTTCAAAACAGTGCTCATTTTTTCAATGAATGATGAAGTTGTCCACACAGGCTACTACCCTATGTCCCATTATCTTTTTGCTGTGGGTTGTAACAAGATAGAGCAAGGATGA
- a CDS encoding class I SAM-dependent methyltransferase produces MGKLLNLITPVHTGTHREYLPRMVDDKVGCMLKAKEYELDYWDGSRRFGYGGYSYMEGRWTPMAQGLIDTYSLKKGAKILDVGCGKAFLLYELHKLGMDVHGFDISQHGLSGAPEAIRNRLFTHRAESAYPFKDNNFDLVISINSLHNLQIFDLKKALKEMERVGKNKYVCVESYRNEQELFNLQCWALTCESFFDKQEWEWLFKEFNYAGDYEFIYFE; encoded by the coding sequence ATGGGCAAACTGCTAAATTTAATTACTCCGGTTCACACCGGCACACACCGCGAATATCTGCCGCGTATGGTGGACGATAAAGTCGGTTGCATGCTCAAAGCCAAAGAGTATGAACTTGACTACTGGGACGGCAGCCGTCGTTTCGGATACGGTGGTTACAGTTATATGGAGGGACGCTGGACTCCAATGGCTCAGGGGCTAATTGATACTTATTCGCTCAAAAAAGGAGCGAAAATTTTAGACGTGGGATGCGGCAAAGCCTTCCTGCTCTATGAATTACATAAGCTGGGCATGGATGTGCACGGTTTTGATATTTCACAACATGGACTAAGCGGAGCTCCAGAAGCAATCAGGAACAGACTTTTCACTCATAGAGCTGAATCTGCCTATCCATTTAAAGACAATAATTTTGATCTGGTTATTTCAATAAATTCATTACATAATCTTCAAATTTTTGATCTTAAAAAAGCACTCAAAGAAATGGAGAGAGTTGGAAAGAATAAGTATGTATGCGTTGAAAGTTACAGAAATGAACAGGAACTATTCAATCTCCAATGCTGGGCTCTGACCTGTGAATCTTTTTTCGACAAACAGGAATGGGAATGGCTTTTTAAAGAATTTAATTACGCAGGCGATTACGAATTCATATATTTTGAATAA
- a CDS encoding radical SAM protein — MQLYTNLKIFHYQDKLDSLPREAEESTAPIHIRIKPTNTCNHNCSYCAYRASDMQLGKDMVIKDKIPAEKMAEIVEDIIEMGVKAVTFSGGGEPFCYPHLAETALALADGNVSIAALTNGSLLTGEPAEIFAHKGTWIRISMDGWDGPSYAKYRSVPEDEFNKVLKNIENFKALKGKCFLGANFIINKDNADHVFEMGQRLKDLGVDSLKFSPCIVSNSGKENNDYHDPIFDKIKEQTQRVVADLSDANFEIFDSYHRSEVFFNKEYNWCPYQQMQPIIAADQRIYSCHDKAYNLDSGVLGSIKDQRFKEFWFNDREKFFSIDPSRDCNHHCVANSKNMLIHEYLEAAPDHLAFV, encoded by the coding sequence ATGCAGCTCTACACGAACCTCAAGATATTTCACTATCAGGACAAGCTGGATTCTCTCCCCCGCGAAGCTGAAGAATCAACAGCCCCTATCCACATACGCATTAAACCGACCAACACCTGTAATCACAACTGTTCCTACTGCGCCTATAGGGCTTCTGACATGCAGCTTGGAAAAGATATGGTTATCAAGGATAAGATACCTGCGGAAAAAATGGCTGAAATCGTAGAAGACATCATTGAAATGGGAGTTAAAGCTGTAACATTCAGCGGTGGCGGAGAGCCTTTTTGCTACCCTCACCTTGCCGAGACCGCACTAGCTCTTGCGGACGGAAACGTCAGTATTGCGGCTCTGACCAATGGCAGCCTGCTGACAGGTGAACCTGCCGAGATATTTGCACATAAAGGAACATGGATACGGATTTCCATGGACGGCTGGGATGGCCCCAGTTATGCAAAATATAGAAGTGTACCTGAGGATGAATTCAATAAGGTTTTGAAAAATATCGAAAATTTCAAAGCGCTAAAAGGCAAATGCTTTCTCGGTGCCAATTTCATCATTAACAAAGACAATGCTGATCATGTTTTTGAAATGGGACAAAGATTGAAAGATCTAGGCGTCGACAGTTTAAAATTTTCGCCTTGCATCGTAAGCAATTCCGGCAAAGAAAATAATGATTACCATGATCCTATTTTTGATAAAATTAAAGAGCAGACTCAACGGGTGGTTGCAGATCTTTCAGATGCAAACTTTGAGATTTTCGACTCGTACCATCGGTCAGAAGTCTTTTTTAATAAAGAATACAATTGGTGTCCTTACCAGCAAATGCAACCAATCATTGCCGCCGACCAAAGAATATATTCCTGCCACGACAAAGCATATAATTTAGATAGCGGAGTTCTTGGATCGATTAAGGATCAACGCTTTAAAGAGTTTTGGTTTAATGATCGAGAAAAGTTTTTCAGCATAGACCCCAGCCGGGACTGCAACCATCATTGTGTTGCAAACAGCAAAAACATGCTGATTCATGAATACCTGGAAGCCGCTCCTGATCATCTGGCTTTTGTATAA
- a CDS encoding SDR family oxidoreductase has translation MKILVIGDGTLGKSLAKESVKRGHSVFTTSRKDSSCLSLDLSREVDVTTLPETEWAIIAAAVSGFESCEKDQKAYTVNVTNTINLTHDLMQRGTKILFPSSTAVFNGEEPFYTPTAHPSPQTEYGRQKAEVERFLNKNSGKALVVRYTKILTTESGILYNWLNSFQKQEEITAFTDLSLAPVLIGDAAFATCRLMEENKTGVYHCSSSEEISYYDLAQRLCKHYGFDKRLIKEATCKSNKNMYCPPFSSLNATETENIINWKFPKTPKLIQKLLPPKNSKAKL, from the coding sequence ATGAAAATTCTTGTTATCGGAGATGGAACTCTCGGGAAAAGTCTGGCAAAAGAGTCGGTAAAACGGGGCCACTCCGTTTTCACAACTTCACGTAAAGATTCAAGCTGCCTTTCTCTCGACCTGTCTCGCGAAGTGGATGTAACCACTCTCCCGGAAACAGAATGGGCCATTATTGCTGCGGCAGTATCCGGCTTTGAGTCATGCGAAAAAGATCAAAAAGCTTACACTGTAAACGTTACAAACACCATTAATCTCACCCATGATTTGATGCAACGAGGAACAAAAATTCTTTTTCCGTCAAGTACTGCTGTTTTCAACGGAGAAGAACCTTTTTATACCCCAACTGCGCATCCTTCCCCGCAAACTGAATATGGACGGCAAAAGGCTGAAGTAGAACGATTCTTGAATAAAAATAGCGGCAAAGCTTTGGTTGTAAGGTACACAAAAATCCTGACTACCGAATCTGGAATACTTTATAACTGGCTAAACTCGTTTCAAAAACAAGAAGAAATTACGGCCTTCACCGATTTATCTCTTGCTCCGGTCCTGATCGGAGACGCGGCTTTTGCGACATGTAGACTTATGGAAGAAAATAAAACAGGTGTTTATCACTGCTCGTCATCTGAAGAAATCAGCTATTACGATTTGGCGCAAAGGCTTTGCAAACACTATGGCTTTGATAAAAGACTCATTAAAGAAGCCACGTGTAAAAGCAATAAGAACATGTATTGTCCTCCTTTTTCTTCTTTGAATGCGACAGAAACAGAAAATATTATCAACTGGAAATTCCCCAAAACCCCGAAACTGATTCAAAAATTATTACCACCTAAAAACTCAAAGGCGAAGCTGTGA